The following are encoded together in the Thermus neutrinimicus genome:
- a CDS encoding ubiquinol-cytochrome c reductase iron-sulfur subunit, protein MDEREIRLQRSRRRLFLQTAIGTGIGLSLVSAFYVGASLRPKAEVTPEKEPLKPGDILVYAQGGGEPKPIRLEELKPGDPFVLAYPMDPKTKVVKGGEAKNTVLVVRYDPAELSPEVAQHGVEGVVAFSAVCTHLGCIVSQWVGDKKAGLCPCHGGIFDFAHGARIIAGPPPRPVPQLPLKVEEGVLVAAGEFLGEVGVKAEAGFCRHV, encoded by the coding sequence ATGGACGAACGCGAGATTCGCTTGCAAAGATCCCGCAGGCGGCTTTTTCTGCAGACCGCCATCGGCACAGGAATCGGCCTCTCCCTGGTTTCCGCCTTCTACGTGGGGGCGAGCCTACGCCCCAAGGCCGAGGTCACCCCGGAGAAGGAGCCCTTGAAGCCGGGGGATATCCTGGTCTATGCCCAGGGTGGGGGGGAGCCCAAGCCCATCCGCCTCGAGGAGCTCAAGCCCGGCGACCCCTTCGTCCTGGCCTACCCCATGGACCCCAAGACCAAGGTGGTGAAGGGTGGCGAGGCCAAGAACACCGTTTTGGTGGTCCGTTACGACCCGGCTGAGCTTTCCCCAGAGGTGGCCCAGCACGGGGTGGAAGGGGTTGTGGCCTTTTCCGCCGTCTGCACCCACCTGGGGTGCATCGTGAGCCAGTGGGTGGGGGATAAGAAGGCGGGCCTTTGCCCCTGCCACGGAGGGATCTTTGACTTCGCCCACGGGGCCAGGATCATCGCCGGCCCCCCGCCCAGGCCCGTGCCCCAGCTTCCCCTTAAGGTGGAAGAAGGCGTCCTGGTGGCGGCCGGGGAGTTCCTGGGCGAGGTGGGGGTGAAGGCGGAAGCGGGCTTCTGCCGCCATGTCTAG
- a CDS encoding M20 family metallopeptidase codes for METLAWMQAKLPEFLKDLEAFVRRESPSRDLKGLAEAAAFLEEAFGPLKGRLSRKDTPLGPILLLKREGDGAPVLVLCHYDTVHPRGSFPAPFRLERDRAVGPGVYDMKGGIVGLLYALRHAEATGRKLPPLEILFTPDEEIGSKESRPLIEAAARKARAALVLEPPTAEGDLKVARKGVGLYRLKALGKAAHQGVEPEKGVNAILELAHQILRVAALEDREKGTTLGPNVVAGGTVSNVVAEEAWVEIDLRAWTLEEARRVEEGLKSLTPILPGARLELSGGLNRPPMEPTAESLALFEKARAIGEALGLSLRPGRVGGGSDGNFTAALGVPTLDGLGLLGGDAHQKTEYVVVSEIPRRAALLAELLYAL; via the coding sequence ATGGAAACCCTAGCCTGGATGCAGGCGAAGCTCCCGGAGTTTTTAAAGGACCTCGAGGCCTTCGTGCGCCGGGAATCCCCCTCCAGGGACCTAAAGGGCCTGGCGGAAGCGGCGGCCTTTCTGGAGGAGGCCTTCGGGCCCCTAAAGGGGCGGCTTTCCCGCAAGGACACCCCCTTGGGCCCCATCCTCCTCTTGAAGCGGGAGGGGGACGGGGCCCCGGTCCTGGTGCTCTGCCACTACGACACCGTCCACCCCAGGGGAAGCTTCCCCGCGCCCTTCCGCCTGGAAAGGGACCGGGCGGTGGGGCCTGGGGTCTACGACATGAAAGGGGGCATCGTGGGCTTGCTCTATGCCCTCCGCCACGCGGAGGCCACGGGAAGGAAGCTTCCCCCTTTGGAAATCCTCTTCACCCCCGACGAAGAGATCGGTTCCAAGGAAAGCCGGCCCCTCATCGAGGCCGCTGCCAGGAAGGCCAGGGCGGCCTTGGTCCTCGAGCCCCCCACCGCGGAAGGGGATCTAAAGGTGGCCCGAAAAGGGGTGGGGCTTTACCGCCTTAAGGCCCTGGGCAAGGCCGCCCACCAGGGGGTGGAGCCGGAAAAGGGGGTGAACGCCATCCTGGAGCTCGCCCACCAGATCCTGAGGGTGGCGGCCCTCGAGGACCGGGAAAAGGGGACCACCCTAGGCCCCAACGTGGTGGCGGGGGGCACGGTGAGCAACGTGGTGGCGGAGGAGGCCTGGGTGGAGATTGACCTCCGGGCCTGGACCCTGGAAGAGGCCAGGCGGGTGGAGGAAGGCCTTAAGAGCCTCACCCCCATCCTCCCGGGAGCCAGGCTGGAGCTTTCCGGTGGGTTAAACCGTCCCCCCATGGAGCCCACAGCGGAAAGCCTAGCCCTCTTTGAAAAGGCCCGGGCCATCGGCGAGGCCCTGGGCCTCTCCCTGCGCCCAGGGCGGGTGGGCGGGGGATCGGATGGAAACTTCACCGCCGCCTTGGGGGTGCCCACCCTGGACGGCCTCGGCCTTTTGGGCGGCGATGCCCACCAGAAGACCGAGTACGTGGTGGTCTCGGAAATCCCCAGGCGCGCCGCCCTTCTGGCCGAACTCCTCTATGCCCTATGA
- a CDS encoding alpha/beta hydrolase, with amino-acid sequence MNLLLLHGFTSHPVLTLGPLPQVLREAGFQVSQPALPGHGTRPEDLLKVRWQDWLETARAAYRELPEPRGVVGLSMGALLSAHLAAEAPTQALVALAPALALKHPLAPLAPLLAWLIPRFPGPDSIQDPELKRSNPNYPYFPTRALLQLLALMRRTPEVLPRVKAHALVVEAGRDKVVASAGVRGYHALLGSQRKDYLVFPESGHDLLLDQDREAVALAVRDWLIANNNHL; translated from the coding sequence ATGAACCTCCTCTTGCTCCACGGGTTTACCTCGCATCCGGTCCTCACCCTAGGTCCCTTGCCCCAGGTGTTGCGGGAGGCTGGGTTCCAGGTGAGCCAGCCGGCCCTTCCCGGCCACGGCACCCGCCCCGAGGACCTCCTTAAGGTGCGCTGGCAGGACTGGCTGGAAACAGCCCGGGCTGCCTACCGGGAACTGCCCGAGCCTCGAGGGGTGGTGGGGCTTTCCATGGGAGCCCTGCTTTCCGCGCACCTGGCGGCGGAAGCCCCCACCCAGGCCCTGGTGGCCCTGGCCCCCGCCTTAGCCCTAAAGCATCCCCTTGCCCCCCTGGCCCCCCTCCTCGCCTGGCTCATTCCCCGCTTCCCCGGCCCCGACTCCATCCAGGACCCCGAACTCAAGAGGTCAAACCCCAACTACCCCTACTTCCCCACCCGGGCTTTGCTCCAGCTTCTGGCCCTGATGCGGCGCACCCCGGAGGTCTTGCCCAGGGTGAAGGCCCACGCCCTGGTGGTGGAGGCGGGCCGGGACAAGGTGGTGGCTTCCGCTGGGGTGCGGGGCTACCACGCCCTTTTGGGTAGCCAAAGGAAGGACTACTTGGTCTTCCCCGAAAGCGGCCACGACCTGCTTCTGGACCAGGACCGGGAGGCGGTGGCCCTGGCGGTGCGGGACTGGCTTATTGCTAACAATAATCACTTGTAA
- a CDS encoding cytochrome C → MYRNDPIVPTFALILAVGLFYMAYLDGLHIARLLGHSPEELSVGQIGLMAFGAVFLLYGLIGLVSYWLEGVELRPGRHFPAPSTAPVAVGVILVLLLTALSGFFVRLIVYSAQTGHNPTWLQGLVFGAISLVVAALFGIYKKYFGRDEVVTEEEKSHFPW, encoded by the coding sequence ATGTACCGGAACGATCCCATCGTGCCCACCTTCGCCCTCATCCTGGCCGTAGGCCTCTTCTACATGGCCTACCTGGATGGTCTCCACATCGCCCGCCTCTTGGGCCACAGCCCAGAGGAACTCTCCGTGGGCCAGATCGGTCTGATGGCCTTCGGCGCCGTATTCCTCCTCTACGGCCTCATCGGCCTGGTGTCCTACTGGCTGGAGGGAGTAGAGCTCCGCCCCGGCCGGCATTTCCCCGCACCCTCCACGGCTCCTGTGGCGGTGGGGGTAATCCTGGTTCTCCTCCTCACCGCCCTTTCCGGTTTCTTCGTGCGCCTCATCGTTTACTCCGCCCAGACCGGGCACAACCCCACCTGGCTCCAGGGCCTGGTCTTCGGGGCCATCAGCCTGGTGGTGGCCGCCCTCTTCGGCATTTACAAGAAGTACTTCGGCCGGGACGAGGTGGTCACCGAGGAGGAGAAGAGCCACTTCCCCTGGTAA
- a CDS encoding ZIP family metal transporter has protein sequence MEPTSISPWTVFLYALLTAIATGLGALPFLSTRRILAHHLGLANAAAAGLMLSASFGLIYEGVHYHLGRTLLGVVLGLFFIQLSHRFLHGREVSFGNLNGLDARKALMMVGIMTLHSFAEGIGVGVAFGGGEALGVFITLAIAVHNIPEGLAISLVLIPRGVSVLGAALWSVFSSLPQPLMAVPAFLFVEVFKPALPVGLGFAAGAMIWMVAAEILPEALREAKAEGVATVLTLAAALMVAFQILLGG, from the coding sequence ATGGAACCCACATCCATCTCTCCCTGGACCGTTTTCCTGTACGCCCTCCTCACCGCCATCGCCACCGGTCTAGGGGCCCTGCCCTTTCTCTCCACCCGCCGCATCCTGGCCCACCACCTGGGCCTGGCCAACGCCGCAGCCGCCGGCCTGATGCTCTCAGCCAGCTTCGGCCTCATCTACGAGGGGGTGCACTACCACCTGGGCCGCACCCTCTTGGGGGTGGTGCTGGGCCTTTTCTTCATCCAGCTTTCCCACCGCTTTCTCCACGGCCGGGAGGTGAGCTTCGGAAACCTGAACGGCCTGGATGCCCGCAAGGCCCTCATGATGGTGGGGATCATGACCCTGCACTCCTTTGCCGAGGGGATCGGCGTAGGGGTGGCCTTCGGGGGTGGGGAGGCTTTGGGGGTTTTCATCACCCTGGCCATCGCCGTGCACAACATCCCAGAGGGCTTGGCCATCAGCCTGGTCCTGATCCCCAGGGGGGTTAGCGTCCTGGGCGCTGCCCTTTGGAGCGTCTTCTCCAGCCTGCCCCAGCCCCTTATGGCCGTGCCCGCCTTCCTCTTCGTGGAGGTCTTCAAGCCCGCCCTCCCCGTGGGCCTGGGCTTCGCCGCCGGGGCCATGATCTGGATGGTGGCGGCAGAGATCCTCCCCGAAGCCTTGAGGGAAGCCAAGGCGGAAGGAGTGGCCACGGTGCTCACCCTAGCGGCCGCCCTGATGGTGGCCTTCCAGATTCTCCTGGGAGGGTAG
- a CDS encoding DUF4388 domain-containing protein, producing the protein MLGHPGQPSGHLEGNLAEFPFSALVGALMSTGRTGRLLVRTPYLEGEVYLRSGQVAHARVRSGEKALEGEEALDLLTGIRRAPYRFEPEVSPPHTTLLGGLAVPARLAEAEAQWRGLALPADWGYVLRLPAKGGAVELGLEALRVLAQVEGKRIVEVLLAPGVLRLARILHTLLQMGALEAVPLVEVPPVSLLVLPIYGPGSGVAYVDEALYAEWARAIRHGFRLRLKPPEAVMEVRPRPNIPGRLGLLEEDIKRLRLRRGDRVEVAPEV; encoded by the coding sequence ATGCTGGGCCATCCTGGTCAACCTTCTGGCCACCTTGAAGGCAACCTTGCGGAGTTCCCCTTCTCGGCTCTGGTGGGGGCTTTGATGAGCACCGGGCGCACGGGAAGACTTCTCGTTCGCACCCCTTACCTGGAGGGAGAGGTCTATTTGCGAAGCGGCCAGGTGGCCCACGCCCGGGTGCGCTCGGGGGAAAAGGCCCTGGAGGGGGAGGAGGCCTTGGACCTCCTCACGGGGATCCGGCGGGCCCCCTACCGCTTCGAGCCCGAGGTCTCGCCCCCCCACACCACCCTCCTTGGGGGGCTTGCGGTGCCCGCCCGCCTGGCGGAGGCTGAGGCCCAGTGGCGGGGGCTTGCGCTTCCCGCCGACTGGGGGTATGTCCTGCGCCTGCCCGCCAAGGGGGGTGCGGTGGAACTGGGTCTCGAGGCCTTGCGGGTTCTTGCCCAGGTGGAGGGTAAGCGCATCGTGGAGGTGCTCCTGGCCCCCGGGGTGTTGCGCTTGGCCCGCATCCTGCACACCCTTTTGCAGATGGGGGCCCTCGAGGCGGTGCCCCTGGTGGAGGTACCGCCCGTTTCCCTTCTGGTCCTTCCCATCTACGGTCCTGGGTCCGGGGTAGCCTACGTGGACGAGGCCCTTTACGCCGAGTGGGCCCGGGCCATCCGCCATGGGTTCCGCCTGCGCCTAAAGCCTCCCGAGGCGGTGATGGAGGTGCGGCCCAGGCCCAATATCCCGGGGCGGCTTGGCCTCTTGGAGGAGGACATCAAGCGCCTCCGCCTCAGGCGGGGGGATAGGGTGGAGGTGGCGCCGGAGGTATAG
- a CDS encoding DNA/RNA nuclease SfsA: MEAKNCNRVEGGLALFPDAPTLRGARHLSLLADFARGGGLAYAVWMVQHPLARAFALDPEDRALHRAAQEAERAGVQLLAYRVRPTLEALHLEEQLPWIWLPSQENLEGHHQGGR; this comes from the coding sequence TTGGAAGCCAAGAACTGCAACCGGGTTGAGGGAGGCCTGGCCCTTTTTCCCGATGCCCCCACCCTCCGCGGGGCTAGGCACCTTAGCCTATTGGCGGACTTCGCCCGGGGTGGGGGCCTCGCCTATGCGGTGTGGATGGTCCAGCATCCCCTGGCCCGGGCCTTCGCCCTAGACCCTGAGGACCGGGCTCTTCACCGGGCAGCCCAGGAAGCGGAGCGGGCTGGGGTACAGCTCCTGGCCTACCGGGTGCGGCCGACCCTCGAGGCCCTCCACCTGGAGGAACAGCTCCCCTGGATCTGGCTACCCTCCCAGGAGAATCTGGAAGGCCACCATCAGGGCGGCCGCTAG
- a CDS encoding cytochrome b: protein MYKWLDERLDLTGLYQKVLRKAFPVHHSFFLGEITLFAFIVLVLTGIFLTLNFEPSIREVKLPDGRTVPAAYASVLYIDSLPFGAVIRSLHHWSAHVMIAAAFLHMLRILLSGAYKKPRELNYLVGLALLGLAVVTAFTGYALPYDNYAVTATRIGYGIAASIPWVGSTLAQVMFGGEFPGSEKAIPRLYSLHVLWLPLLLMALIGVHMAIMMKQKHTQPRYAERVAPGRILGVPMYPQQLVMMGILFALYVGIMTMIAGAFLAHPIEAFGPPTPNTPAVKPDWYFLWIYGILQLIPSSWEFHLFGATIGPEFIGGAIIPGILAVVGLLLPFLDTRRDKMRYMELPSEHPVRTSVILALLVFFLMTTLAGYKIDFQQQGSILGSNAVLWSLVLGGPLLTYIVSYTLLRIFYGKEEAPKRA, encoded by the coding sequence ATGTACAAATGGCTTGACGAACGCCTTGACCTCACAGGCCTTTACCAGAAGGTCCTGCGCAAGGCCTTCCCGGTACACCACTCCTTCTTCCTGGGCGAGATCACCCTCTTCGCCTTCATCGTCCTGGTGCTCACCGGCATCTTCCTCACCTTGAACTTCGAGCCCTCTATCCGGGAGGTGAAGCTCCCCGACGGCCGCACCGTGCCCGCGGCTTACGCCAGCGTCCTCTACATCGACAGCCTTCCCTTCGGGGCGGTGATCCGCAGCCTCCACCACTGGTCGGCCCATGTGATGATCGCCGCCGCCTTCTTGCACATGCTCCGCATCCTCCTTTCCGGGGCCTACAAGAAGCCCCGGGAGCTCAACTACCTGGTGGGCCTGGCCCTTCTGGGCCTGGCGGTAGTCACCGCCTTCACCGGCTACGCCCTGCCCTACGACAACTACGCGGTCACCGCCACCCGCATCGGCTACGGCATCGCCGCCTCCATCCCCTGGGTAGGGTCCACCCTAGCCCAGGTGATGTTCGGGGGGGAGTTCCCGGGCTCAGAGAAGGCCATCCCCAGGCTCTATAGCCTCCACGTCCTCTGGCTTCCCCTCCTCCTCATGGCCCTCATCGGGGTGCACATGGCCATCATGATGAAGCAGAAGCACACCCAGCCCCGGTATGCGGAAAGGGTGGCCCCTGGGAGGATTCTCGGCGTGCCCATGTACCCCCAGCAGCTGGTGATGATGGGCATCCTCTTTGCCCTGTACGTGGGCATCATGACCATGATCGCCGGGGCCTTCCTGGCCCACCCCATCGAGGCCTTCGGCCCTCCCACCCCCAACACCCCGGCGGTCAAGCCCGACTGGTACTTCCTCTGGATCTACGGCATCCTGCAGCTGATCCCCTCCAGCTGGGAGTTCCACCTCTTCGGGGCCACCATAGGACCGGAGTTCATCGGGGGGGCAATAATCCCAGGAATCCTGGCCGTGGTGGGCCTCCTTTTGCCCTTCCTGGACACCCGCAGGGACAAGATGCGCTACATGGAGCTTCCCTCGGAGCACCCGGTGCGCACCAGCGTGATCCTGGCCCTTTTGGTCTTCTTCCTCATGACCACCCTGGCCGGCTACAAGATCGACTTCCAGCAACAAGGTTCCATCCTGGGGAGCAACGCCGTGCTCTGGAGCCTGGTCCTGGGCGGTCCCTTGCTCACCTATATTGTCTCCTACACCCTGCTCCGCATCTTTTACGGGAAGGAGGAAGCCCCCAAAAGGGCCTAG
- a CDS encoding 30S ribosomal protein S1, protein MEEKATQVSEANLTPGQTFSMEEALQETEARLEKRVRPGQILTGKVVLVGSEGVAVDIGAKTEGTIPFNELTEKSLPEEELRALLKPGDQVRVQVIKVDPETGQVLLSRKRVEATEHWDRIRELYEKGEPVTVTVKEKVKGGVVADLDGVSAFIPASQLDLKRIPNLDAYVGQQILVKIIEFNRKKGRVLLSRRAVLEEEQKRAKEAFFQSLQPGQVVEGTVVDVTDFGAFVNLGPVDGLVHRSEITWGRFNHPKEVIHKGQKVRAQVVSVDPEKERVNLSIKALIPDPWTTVAEKYPVGSRVRGKVVGLTQFGAFVEVEPGLEGLIHISELSWTKRPKHPSEVVKEGEEVEVVVLRLDPAERRLSLGLKQTQPDPWQLLTEKYPPGTVVKGRITGITDFGVFVELEPGMEGLVHISELDHGRIENPAALFKKGEEMEVVVLNIDPVEQRISLSRKRLLPPPPPKAEEERPRRAKGKEARGKRKPASRREERREYEYGAVAEYNLYDASAVPTASASVKLGDLYGDLLASLGLEEEKSS, encoded by the coding sequence ATGGAAGAAAAGGCGACCCAGGTCAGCGAAGCCAACTTGACCCCAGGCCAGACCTTCAGCATGGAGGAGGCCCTTCAGGAAACCGAGGCCCGCTTGGAAAAGCGCGTGCGTCCGGGCCAGATCCTGACGGGCAAGGTGGTCCTGGTGGGCTCGGAGGGTGTGGCGGTAGATATCGGCGCGAAGACGGAAGGCACCATTCCCTTTAACGAGCTTACGGAGAAGTCCCTCCCCGAGGAGGAGCTACGGGCTCTTTTGAAGCCTGGGGACCAGGTGCGGGTCCAGGTGATCAAGGTGGACCCTGAAACGGGCCAGGTCCTCCTTTCCCGCAAGCGGGTGGAGGCCACGGAGCACTGGGACCGCATCCGGGAGCTTTATGAGAAGGGCGAGCCGGTGACCGTCACCGTAAAGGAAAAGGTCAAGGGGGGCGTGGTGGCCGACCTGGATGGCGTGTCCGCCTTCATCCCTGCCTCGCAGCTGGACCTCAAGCGTATCCCCAACCTGGATGCCTACGTGGGCCAGCAGATCCTGGTGAAGATCATCGAGTTTAACCGCAAGAAGGGGCGGGTTCTCCTCTCCCGTCGGGCGGTTTTGGAAGAGGAGCAGAAGCGGGCCAAGGAGGCCTTTTTCCAAAGCCTCCAGCCCGGCCAGGTGGTGGAGGGGACGGTGGTGGACGTCACGGACTTCGGGGCCTTTGTGAACCTGGGCCCCGTGGACGGCTTGGTGCACCGTTCCGAGATCACCTGGGGACGGTTTAACCACCCCAAGGAGGTCATCCACAAGGGGCAGAAGGTGCGGGCCCAGGTGGTTTCCGTGGACCCCGAAAAGGAGCGGGTCAACCTCTCCATCAAGGCCCTGATCCCCGATCCCTGGACCACCGTGGCCGAGAAGTACCCGGTGGGGAGCCGGGTTCGGGGCAAGGTGGTGGGCCTCACCCAGTTCGGGGCCTTCGTGGAGGTGGAGCCTGGCCTCGAGGGGCTCATCCACATCTCCGAGCTTTCCTGGACCAAAAGGCCCAAGCACCCTTCTGAGGTGGTGAAGGAGGGGGAGGAGGTGGAGGTGGTGGTCTTGAGGCTGGATCCCGCCGAGCGCCGCCTCTCCTTGGGTCTTAAGCAAACCCAGCCCGATCCCTGGCAGCTCCTCACCGAAAAGTACCCCCCGGGCACCGTGGTCAAGGGCAGGATCACCGGGATCACCGACTTTGGGGTCTTCGTGGAGCTGGAGCCCGGCATGGAGGGGCTGGTCCACATTTCCGAGCTGGACCACGGGCGCATCGAAAACCCCGCCGCCCTCTTCAAGAAGGGGGAGGAGATGGAGGTGGTGGTCCTCAACATCGATCCTGTGGAGCAGAGGATCTCCCTCTCCCGCAAGCGCCTTCTGCCCCCGCCTCCTCCCAAGGCCGAGGAGGAGCGGCCCCGCCGGGCCAAGGGCAAGGAGGCCCGGGGCAAGAGAAAGCCCGCTTCTCGCCGCGAAGAGCGCCGGGAATACGAGTACGGGGCCGTGGCCGAGTACAACCTCTACGATGCCTCCGCGGTGCCCACGGCAAGCGCCAGCGTGAAGCTGGGTGACCTCTACGGCGACCTATTGGCGAGCCTGGGCCTCGAGGAGGAAAAGTCCTCTTAG
- a CDS encoding alpha/beta hydrolase family protein: protein MRAFAVWLLVLSLGLFWGLGWASPGLKRVEGGVVYGRDGLTLFAQVCPARGAADRAVILVPGGFGPPTADMEKRCRLYAGKGVMALVPHLRGRGKSEGKPTGCLEEAEDLALLARLLTRLGIRYHAYAGYSLGACVALKAAALEGRARGVAFVIGPVDFAEQVEILRRTRPDALARWREVFGGLPEDCPDCYARQSPLPYAPRLGAPLLILHAGNDPLIPPTQACRLRDVREKAGRRVYQVALTREGEPWTRPLTKGRACLRPTGFGPWEEDHLILFPDLHHAVTPAMEALVERFVLARLR from the coding sequence ATGAGAGCCTTCGCGGTTTGGCTCTTGGTCCTATCCCTGGGCCTATTCTGGGGGCTAGGGTGGGCAAGCCCGGGGCTTAAGCGGGTGGAGGGGGGTGTGGTCTATGGGCGGGATGGCCTCACCCTGTTCGCCCAGGTATGCCCTGCTCGAGGGGCCGCGGACCGGGCGGTGATCCTGGTGCCCGGTGGGTTCGGCCCACCCACGGCGGACATGGAAAAGCGGTGCCGTCTCTACGCGGGAAAGGGAGTTATGGCCCTGGTGCCCCACCTGAGGGGCCGGGGGAAAAGCGAAGGCAAGCCCACCGGCTGCCTGGAGGAGGCCGAGGACCTGGCCCTTCTGGCCCGCCTGCTGACGAGGCTTGGGATAAGGTACCACGCCTATGCCGGTTACTCCTTGGGAGCCTGCGTGGCCCTGAAGGCAGCGGCCTTGGAGGGGAGGGCCAGGGGCGTGGCCTTTGTCATCGGCCCCGTGGACTTCGCCGAGCAGGTGGAGATCCTACGCCGAACCCGCCCGGATGCCCTTGCCCGCTGGCGGGAGGTTTTCGGTGGGCTTCCAGAGGATTGCCCGGACTGCTACGCCCGGCAGAGCCCCTTGCCCTATGCCCCCCGCCTGGGGGCTCCCCTCCTCATCCTGCATGCGGGCAACGACCCCCTTATCCCCCCCACGCAGGCCTGCCGCCTGAGGGATGTGCGGGAGAAAGCAGGCCGCAGGGTGTACCAGGTGGCCCTGACCCGGGAGGGCGAACCCTGGACCCGGCCCCTCACCAAGGGTCGGGCCTGCCTTAGGCCCACGGGGTTTGGCCCTTGGGAGGAGGACCACCTAATCCTTTTCCCCGACCTCCACCATGCGGTGACCCCTGCCATGGAGGCCTTGGTGGAACGGTTTGTCCTGGCCCGGCTCCGTTAG
- a CDS encoding alanine/glycine:cation symporter family protein, producing MDILALNEYLNRFVYGFPMKLVFLLVGAYLVIFQIRWFSAPLRMMRVSFSETLGAIRERAYGFGGQITPFQATMVALSATVGNGHLLGMLAAVLLGGPGAVFWMWLGYFFGTGTKFAEATLAVHFRRRFADGSVSGGPMYYLYRGLPRLRFLAYLFAFFAAVAAFGIGNLSQAGAVGGALAPLGVPPALVGLFLALLVGVVLGGGIVRVARFAQVVVPLKLLLFLVAVVPLLVVYGGQIPEALALVFQAAFSPEAALGGAAGYSLFAAINAGLGRGIFANEAGLGSAPIAHAQAQVDHPVRQGFWGVTEMFVSFLVTSLTALTFIASGLWRGGGSAAEAASALFQAHPLGGLILAGTVAVFALGTMVSWGFYGEEAAAFLFGEGIRWPYRLTFAVLAFVGPLGGLEAFLAISDTLNGLMAIPNLLGLLLLGPVVARLVYGFFRGEPWIPPRG from the coding sequence ATGGATATCCTGGCCTTAAACGAGTATCTTAATCGGTTCGTATACGGCTTTCCCATGAAGCTGGTCTTCCTCCTGGTGGGGGCGTATCTGGTCATCTTCCAGATCCGCTGGTTCAGCGCCCCCTTGCGGATGATGCGGGTTTCCTTCAGCGAAACCCTGGGGGCCATCCGCGAGCGCGCCTACGGTTTCGGCGGGCAGATCACCCCCTTCCAGGCCACCATGGTGGCCCTCTCCGCCACGGTGGGGAACGGGCACCTTTTGGGCATGCTGGCGGCGGTGCTCCTCGGGGGGCCCGGGGCGGTCTTTTGGATGTGGCTGGGCTACTTCTTCGGCACGGGCACCAAGTTCGCCGAGGCCACCTTAGCGGTGCATTTCCGCCGCCGTTTTGCCGATGGCTCGGTTTCCGGTGGACCCATGTACTACCTGTACCGGGGTCTCCCCAGGCTCCGCTTTCTGGCGTATCTCTTCGCCTTCTTCGCCGCCGTGGCCGCCTTTGGCATCGGCAACCTCTCCCAGGCCGGGGCGGTGGGGGGCGCCCTGGCTCCTTTGGGGGTGCCTCCAGCGTTGGTGGGGCTTTTCCTGGCCCTGCTGGTGGGGGTGGTGTTGGGCGGGGGCATTGTGCGGGTAGCCCGCTTCGCCCAGGTGGTGGTGCCCTTGAAGCTCCTGCTTTTCCTGGTGGCAGTGGTTCCCCTTCTGGTGGTCTATGGGGGCCAGATCCCAGAGGCCCTGGCCCTGGTCTTCCAGGCGGCCTTCAGCCCGGAGGCCGCCTTGGGAGGAGCGGCAGGGTACAGCCTCTTCGCCGCCATCAACGCCGGGCTTGGCCGGGGCATCTTTGCCAACGAGGCGGGCTTGGGATCCGCCCCCATCGCCCACGCCCAGGCCCAGGTGGACCATCCCGTGCGCCAGGGCTTCTGGGGGGTCACGGAGATGTTCGTGAGCTTCCTGGTGACCAGCCTCACCGCCCTCACCTTCATCGCCTCGGGGCTTTGGCGGGGAGGAGGGAGCGCGGCCGAGGCCGCCAGCGCCCTCTTCCAGGCCCACCCCCTGGGGGGGCTTATCCTGGCCGGCACCGTGGCGGTTTTCGCCCTGGGAACCATGGTGTCCTGGGGGTTTTACGGGGAGGAGGCGGCAGCCTTTCTCTTTGGCGAGGGAATCCGCTGGCCCTACCGCCTCACCTTTGCCGTCTTGGCCTTCGTGGGGCCTTTGGGAGGCCTCGAGGCCTTCTTAGCCATCTCCGACACCCTAAACGGCCTCATGGCCATACCCAATCTCCTGGGCCTCCTCCTCCTGGGGCCGGTGGTGGCCCGGCTGGTGTACGGCTTCTTCCGGGGCGAGCCCTGGATACCGCCCCGCGGATAG
- a CDS encoding YbaK/EbsC family protein, whose translation MSLSPSAKKVQRFLEEKGFGHLRVVELPTSTRTAQEAAEAVGAEVGQIVKSLVFLGEKGAYLFLMSGRNRLNPSKAQRATGEAVRRATPEEVRALTGYAIGGVPPVGHETPLPAFLDQDLLAYPLVWAAGGTPKALFSLSPKELLALTGAQVADLKEV comes from the coding sequence ATGAGCCTCTCCCCTTCCGCAAAAAAGGTGCAAAGGTTCTTGGAGGAAAAGGGGTTCGGCCACCTAAGGGTGGTGGAGCTTCCCACCTCCACCCGCACCGCCCAAGAGGCGGCAGAGGCCGTGGGGGCCGAGGTGGGTCAGATTGTGAAAAGCCTGGTCTTCCTGGGAGAAAAGGGGGCCTACCTCTTCCTGATGAGCGGGAGAAACCGCCTGAACCCCTCCAAGGCCCAAAGGGCCACGGGCGAAGCCGTGAGGCGGGCTACCCCAGAGGAGGTGCGCGCCCTAACCGGCTACGCCATCGGCGGGGTGCCCCCCGTGGGGCACGAAACCCCTCTTCCCGCCTTTTTGGATCAGGACCTCCTGGCCTACCCCCTGGTCTGGGCCGCAGGGGGTACCCCCAAGGCCCTCTTCTCCCTGAGCCCAAAGGAGCTCCTGGCCCTCACCGGGGCCCAGGTGGCGGACCTCAAGGAGGTCTAG